A genome region from Triticum aestivum cultivar Chinese Spring chromosome 2B, IWGSC CS RefSeq v2.1, whole genome shotgun sequence includes the following:
- the LOC123041019 gene encoding protein PELPK2, whose amino-acid sequence MVSSKNTALLFLAVLLLSCAAMASAARGLEETAPEDDYPAEAPEVAPEHELLPPFPGLPSFPKVELPPMPEMPTIPGFSFPELEPEADEP is encoded by the coding sequence ATGGTTTCCTCCAAGAACACCGCGCTTCTTTTCCTGGCCGTGCTGCTGCTCTCGTGCGCCGCAATGGCCAGCGCGGCACGGGGCCTGGAGGAGACGGCGCCTGAGGACGACTACCCGGCCGAGGCGCCCGAGGTGGCGCCGGAGCACGAGCTGCTGCCGCCGTTCCCGGGGTTGCCGTCGTTCCCGAAGGTCGAGCTGCCCCCCATGCCCGAGATGCCTACGATTCCCGGGTTCAGCTTTCCCGAGCTCGAGCCGGAGGCCGATGAGCCGTGA